In Nitrosophilus alvini, the following are encoded in one genomic region:
- the napG gene encoding ferredoxin-type protein NapG yields the protein MDKNEKSVMTGRRRFLIQMAQNVATAGLGGLLWSAYVEEIKAAPLILRPPGARKEEEFVSLCIKCGLCVEGCPYDTLMLAKPGDNKPMGTPYFIPREVPCYMCVDIPCVPPCPTGALDAESVSSIVEGKKVFDINKARMGLAVVDEENCIAFWGIQCDACYRACPVLDHAITLEYRKNERTGKHAYLLPVVHSDACTGCGLCEHACVTKKPAIFVLPREIAMGEVGEHYIKGWEKSDEARLKEADEKQVFTRTKRSEKSPEDYLNMDEDLLSE from the coding sequence ATGGATAAGAATGAAAAGTCTGTAATGACTGGAAGAAGAAGATTTCTTATTCAAATGGCGCAAAACGTTGCAACTGCAGGTCTTGGGGGGCTTTTATGGAGTGCTTATGTAGAGGAGATCAAAGCGGCTCCTCTAATACTCAGGCCTCCCGGCGCCAGAAAAGAAGAAGAGTTTGTAAGTTTATGTATCAAATGCGGCCTTTGTGTGGAAGGCTGTCCTTATGATACATTGATGTTGGCCAAACCGGGTGACAACAAACCGATGGGGACGCCATATTTTATACCGAGGGAAGTTCCATGCTATATGTGTGTGGATATCCCATGTGTTCCGCCCTGTCCCACTGGTGCTCTTGATGCAGAAAGTGTTTCGAGTATAGTGGAGGGCAAAAAGGTCTTTGACATTAACAAAGCAAGAATGGGTCTTGCGGTAGTGGATGAAGAGAATTGCATTGCTTTTTGGGGCATACAGTGCGATGCATGCTATAGAGCATGTCCGGTTCTGGATCATGCTATAACTTTAGAGTACAGGAAAAATGAGCGTACAGGAAAACATGCTTATCTTCTTCCTGTAGTTCATAGTGATGCATGTACGGGCTGTGGCCTTTGTGAGCATGCATGTGTAACCAAAAAACCGGCTATTTTCGTTCTCCCAAGAGAAATAGCTATGGGTGAAGTGGGAGAGCACTATATAAAAGGCTGGGAAAAGAGTGACGAGGCGAGATTGAAAGAAGCGGATGAAAAGCAGGTATTTACAAGAACAAAAAGAAGTGAAAAATCCCCTGAGGATTATCTCAATATGGACGAGGATCTTTTAAGTGAATAA
- the napH gene encoding quinol dehydrogenase ferredoxin subunit NapH, with amino-acid sequence MIKKYRFLILRRFTQIAILALYIGANVAGWKILSGNLSSSKLFDIVPLADPYAVLQIFAAGGLLAMDAIMGAVIILLFYMTIGGRAFCSYVCPVNMVTDLANWIRRRFDLDRAERKMWASRNIRYWVIGLSLILSALLGVAAFEMVSPISMLHRGLVFGMGFGWAAILSIFLFDLFVLKNGWCGHICPLGGFYSLTGRFSLFRVKHNQPNCTLCMKCKDVCPEKEVLFMIGKKSESINMGECTLCGRCVEVCDDDALGFSIRDFVKKE; translated from the coding sequence ATAATAAAAAAATACCGCTTTTTGATTTTAAGACGCTTCACTCAGATCGCCATACTTGCTCTTTATATAGGAGCCAACGTTGCCGGATGGAAGATTCTGTCAGGTAATCTCAGCTCTTCAAAGCTTTTTGATATAGTGCCGCTTGCCGATCCATATGCTGTTTTGCAGATTTTTGCAGCAGGCGGATTGCTTGCAATGGATGCAATAATGGGAGCCGTGATAATACTTCTTTTCTATATGACTATTGGCGGCAGAGCATTTTGTAGCTATGTTTGTCCGGTGAATATGGTTACAGATCTTGCCAATTGGATAAGAAGAAGATTTGATTTAGACAGAGCCGAAAGGAAAATGTGGGCAAGCAGAAATATAAGATACTGGGTTATAGGACTTAGTCTTATTTTGTCTGCTCTGCTCGGTGTTGCGGCTTTTGAAATGGTGAGTCCCATATCCATGTTACACAGAGGATTGGTATTCGGTATGGGATTTGGATGGGCCGCTATATTGAGTATTTTTCTGTTCGATCTGTTTGTATTAAAAAACGGTTGGTGTGGGCATATCTGTCCTTTGGGCGGTTTTTACTCTCTTACAGGCAGATTTAGCCTCTTTAGAGTAAAGCACAACCAGCCAAACTGTACGCTTTGCATGAAATGTAAAGATGTCTGCCCTGAAAAAGAGGTTCTTTTTATGATAGGTAAAAAGAGCGAAAGTATAAATATGGGTGAATGCACTCTATGCGGGCGTTGTGTAGAGGTATGTGATGATGATGCCCTCGGTTTCAGTATAAGAGATTTTGTTAAAAAGGAGTAG
- a CDS encoding nitrate reductase cytochrome c-type subunit, giving the protein MKKGKLRVMSVSAILAVLMAAGCTAATQQSISDTELSYRNVPLTTEKDVAPPPVEFPKEAPGTSKKFARAFENAPPMIPHSVDGILPITKDNNSCLGCHMPEVAKDVKATPIPPTHFMDFRTQKPLGHLAEQRYNCSQCHAPQAKVQPLVKNNFAPEFRSAKAKERSNLLDVLNEGVQ; this is encoded by the coding sequence ATGAAAAAAGGAAAGCTCAGAGTAATGAGTGTTTCGGCTATTTTGGCTGTATTGATGGCTGCAGGCTGTACAGCTGCAACTCAGCAGTCTATCAGCGATACGGAACTAAGCTATAGAAATGTTCCGCTAACAACGGAAAAAGATGTGGCTCCTCCTCCGGTGGAGTTTCCTAAAGAAGCACCGGGAACTTCCAAAAAATTTGCAAGAGCGTTTGAAAATGCGCCTCCTATGATTCCACATTCTGTAGATGGAATACTTCCTATTACAAAAGACAATAACTCTTGTCTTGGATGTCATATGCCGGAGGTTGCAAAAGATGTAAAGGCAACGCCTATTCCTCCTACACATTTTATGGACTTTAGAACTCAAAAGCCTTTGGGACATCTTGCTGAGCAAAGATATAACTGTTCTCAGTGCCATGCACCGCAGGCAAAAGTTCAGCCGTTGGTGAAAAACAACTTTGCTCCGGAATTTAGAAGTGCCAAAGCAAAAGAGAGATCAAATCTTCTTGATGTTCTCAATGAAGGAGTTCAGTAA
- a CDS encoding 4Fe-4S dicluster domain-containing protein → MGDRRAFFKAFAGLSVKKKEERQHVYPPYFENIDDFQNCLDCEGVCVDACEEGIIEIIEKRPVLNFTTGGCTYCDECANICPKDVLSLEYKKNIQAKIEIGIINCMAWNKTICRSCADVCLDNAIKFTGLFNPEIDYDECTNCGFCVGVCPTQAITYGGVK, encoded by the coding sequence ATGGGCGACAGAAGGGCTTTTTTCAAGGCTTTTGCCGGCCTTTCTGTTAAAAAAAAGGAGGAGAGACAACATGTCTATCCTCCATATTTTGAAAATATCGATGATTTTCAAAACTGCCTTGATTGTGAAGGCGTCTGTGTAGATGCCTGTGAAGAAGGAATTATAGAGATTATAGAAAAAAGACCGGTTTTAAACTTCACAACGGGGGGATGTACATACTGCGATGAGTGTGCAAACATTTGTCCAAAGGACGTTTTATCGCTTGAGTATAAAAAAAATATCCAGGCAAAAATTGAGATAGGCATTATAAACTGCATGGCATGGAATAAAACAATATGCAGGTCGTGTGCTGATGTATGCCTTGATAATGCGATAAAATTTACAGGTCTTTTCAATCCGGAGATTGACTACGATGAATGTACAAACTGCGGTTTTTGCGTAGGCGTTTGTCCAACGCAGGCAATAACGTACGGGGGAGTAAAATGA
- a CDS encoding WD40 repeat domain-containing protein — translation MKFFKTLFVLTILSITAFALEIKPAGKFEATGAVIDFIVTDKELYAGTDKGSVDIFDLNSHKLKKSIKLEKIEDFMGELYPPKVFSVDLSPDKTSILILSEATGGARNLFLYKNGKFDVLISSEERLFIKKAKFINDEKILLGLLSNEIILYDIKSRKEIYREQLSQSRFSDFALDENRKRAVSSCESGDIFMIEVGSGKLLRTFTGANVDNVYKVDIKKDKIVAAGQDRRLSIYNVDTGRYKYYQGNFLIYSAALDPDAKIAAFAINEENDIAILNISTMSIKHMLKGHKSTLNTIVFVSKDHLYSSSDDPKILEWRLP, via the coding sequence ATGAAATTTTTTAAAACTTTATTTGTTTTGACAATATTATCTATAACGGCATTTGCTTTGGAAATAAAGCCCGCAGGAAAATTTGAAGCAACAGGTGCCGTTATAGATTTTATTGTAACCGATAAAGAGTTATATGCAGGTACCGATAAAGGTAGTGTGGATATATTTGATTTAAATTCCCATAAACTCAAAAAAAGTATAAAACTTGAGAAAATCGAAGACTTCATGGGTGAACTATATCCGCCTAAAGTATTTTCTGTAGATCTTTCGCCTGACAAAACTTCTATATTGATACTTTCTGAGGCTACAGGAGGAGCGAGAAATCTTTTTTTATACAAAAATGGAAAATTCGATGTTCTGATCTCCAGCGAAGAGAGACTTTTTATCAAAAAAGCCAAATTTATCAATGATGAAAAGATACTTTTAGGCCTGTTAAGTAATGAAATAATTCTTTATGATATTAAATCAAGAAAAGAGATATACAGAGAGCAGTTGTCTCAATCAAGGTTTTCAGATTTTGCTTTAGATGAAAATAGAAAAAGAGCGGTTTCAAGTTGTGAATCCGGAGATATTTTTATGATAGAAGTTGGCAGTGGTAAACTTTTGAGAACTTTTACCGGTGCAAATGTAGATAATGTTTATAAAGTAGATATCAAAAAAGATAAAATCGTAGCGGCAGGTCAGGATAGAAGACTTAGTATTTACAACGTAGATACAGGAAGATACAAATATTATCAGGGCAATTTTCTCATATATTCGGCCGCTTTGGATCCTGATGCCAAAATTGCAGCCTTTGCTATAAACGAAGAAAACGATATCGCTATATTGAATATATCGACTATGAGTATAAAACATATGTTAAAAGGTCACAAATCAACACTCAATACTATTGTTTTCGTATCAAAAGATCATCTCTACAGTTCAAGTGATGATCCAAAAATCTTAGAATGGAGGTTACCATGA
- a CDS encoding chaperone NapD, which translates to MSNISSVVVRCNPKKLDEVKKRVEDANVCDIHIVDEKGYIIVTIEGEGISEEIKKLKIIQELPGVISADMVYSYSEEELEMARAEFEKTEPVPEILNNDNIKAEDIVYNGDLKKKII; encoded by the coding sequence ATGAGTAATATATCAAGTGTAGTAGTAAGATGTAATCCAAAAAAATTGGACGAGGTCAAAAAAAGGGTAGAGGATGCAAATGTCTGCGATATTCATATAGTTGATGAGAAAGGTTATATTATTGTAACTATAGAAGGAGAGGGGATAAGTGAGGAGATAAAAAAACTCAAGATTATTCAGGAACTTCCAGGAGTAATCAGTGCAGATATGGTCTATTCGTATAGCGAAGAAGAACTGGAAATGGCCAGAGCTGAATTTGAAAAGACTGAGCCGGTACCTGAGATTTTGAACAATGACAATATAAAAGCAGAAGATATAGTGTACAACGGAGATCTTAAGAAAAAGATCATATAG
- a CDS encoding PAS domain-containing protein, which produces MDTSFNMFIETEVPKNEIIISRTDLNGIITYANETFARISGYSSDELVGKPHNILRHPDMPSSVFYDMWKTLKDGGIWRGYIKNIRKDRGYYWVYAEISGVYKNGRLIEYKSMRSYVEREKRIQMQKLYDQMRKNERDPVRVVSYLPYPVYYDLLKKSEAAGVSPQKWLEKLIKDAKKPNF; this is translated from the coding sequence ATGGACACGTCCTTCAATATGTTTATAGAAACTGAGGTTCCGAAAAACGAGATAATTATATCCAGGACAGATCTAAATGGCATTATAACCTATGCAAATGAAACATTTGCCAGAATTTCCGGTTATTCGTCTGATGAACTGGTGGGTAAGCCGCATAATATTTTGAGACATCCGGATATGCCTTCTTCCGTTTTTTATGATATGTGGAAGACTTTAAAAGACGGTGGAATATGGAGAGGATATATTAAAAATATTAGAAAAGACAGGGGATACTACTGGGTCTATGCGGAAATTTCCGGAGTTTATAAAAATGGACGGCTAATAGAATATAAATCTATGAGAAGTTATGTTGAGAGAGAAAAAAGAATTCAGATGCAAAAACTGTATGACCAGATGAGAAAAAATGAAAGGGACCCGGTAAGAGTTGTGTCATACTTACCTTATCCTGTCTATTATGATCTGTTGAAAAAATCGGAAGCGGCAGGCGTATCGCCTCAAAAATGGCTTGAAAAATTGATAAAAGATGCAAAAAAACCCAACTTTTGA